One Methylobacterium sp. AMS5 genomic region harbors:
- a CDS encoding energy transducer TonB, with protein MIHPPPEAFVRAAERGRTHQESRESSSAVQILGWAAAGLLTLGVHIGLYLLLTRQAETPAAPLEMPAAVMIDMSPEPTVAKSEVDNAAEGPPVPASDEAEPEPVEEAPPPDAEPVIEAPPPVVKPQAVLPPTPPKAVTKPAPKPPEKKTEKKPLEKKKPEKPVLKKDHPSTAARSSGGPRSDQATADRTAASAAGASISQASRASWQNEMRIRIVRAKRFPPGAAGATGVAVVSVSFAGNGSVTGARLIASSGNAALDAEAVAVMYRAAPFPPPPGGQPMTLTVPMNFNRR; from the coding sequence ATGATTCATCCGCCGCCCGAAGCCTTCGTGCGGGCCGCCGAGCGGGGCCGCACGCATCAGGAGAGCCGCGAATCCTCGTCGGCGGTCCAGATCCTGGGCTGGGCGGCGGCGGGCCTGCTGACGCTCGGTGTTCATATCGGCCTCTACCTCCTCCTGACCCGTCAAGCCGAGACGCCGGCCGCCCCCCTCGAAATGCCGGCGGCGGTGATGATCGACATGTCGCCGGAGCCGACCGTAGCGAAGTCCGAGGTCGACAACGCCGCGGAGGGGCCACCCGTCCCCGCCAGCGACGAGGCCGAGCCCGAACCGGTCGAGGAGGCGCCGCCGCCGGACGCGGAACCGGTGATCGAGGCCCCGCCCCCGGTGGTCAAGCCGCAGGCCGTGCTGCCGCCGACGCCGCCCAAGGCGGTGACGAAGCCCGCGCCGAAGCCTCCCGAGAAGAAGACGGAGAAGAAGCCGCTCGAGAAAAAGAAGCCCGAAAAGCCCGTCCTGAAGAAGGACCACCCGAGCACTGCCGCACGTAGCAGCGGCGGCCCCCGCTCGGATCAGGCAACGGCCGACCGTACGGCGGCCTCCGCCGCCGGCGCTTCGATCAGCCAAGCGTCGCGGGCGTCCTGGCAGAACGAAATGCGGATACGGATTGTGCGCGCCAAGCGGTTTCCCCCAGGGGCGGCGGGGGCGACCGGGGTGGCGGTGGTCAGCGTGAGCTTTGCGGGCAACGGCAGCGTGACCGGCGCACGTCTCATCGCCTCATCCGGCAATGCCGCCCTCGATGCCGAGGCCGTGGCGGTGATGTACCGGGCCGCGCCCTTCCCGCCGCCCCCCGGCGGCCAGCCGATGACGCTGACCGTCCCGATGAACTTCAACCGCCGCTGA
- a CDS encoding PLP-dependent cysteine synthase family protein, which produces MSAECEPPGTARTRRWIAEAVETIEADFNRSADTHLLRVPLPAFPHITLYLKDESTHPTGSLKHRLARSLFLYGLCSGRIGPHTTVVEASSGSTAVSEAYFAQLLGLPFVAVMPRATSAEKVVQITRYGGRCHFVETPCAVYAEAEQLAAALDGHYMDQFTFAERATDWRGNNNIAESIFAQMAREVHPIPAWVVVGAGTGGTSATIGRFIRYRRLATRLCLADPEASVFHRHLADRSVRLADGRSSIIEGIGRGRCEPSFLPDLIDRAEAVPDAASLAAARVLSERLGRSCGGSTGTNLWAAARIIADMSARGETGSVVTLLCDSGERYRSTHLDPRWLAERDLVLDPYRAAVDAFFDRGLCPAAALSV; this is translated from the coding sequence ATGAGCGCGGAATGCGAGCCGCCGGGCACCGCGCGGACGCGCCGCTGGATCGCGGAAGCGGTGGAGACGATCGAGGCGGATTTCAATCGCTCCGCCGACACCCATCTCCTGCGGGTCCCGCTCCCGGCCTTCCCCCACATCACCCTCTACCTCAAGGACGAATCGACCCATCCCACCGGCAGCCTCAAGCATCGGCTGGCGCGCTCGCTGTTCCTCTACGGTCTGTGCAGTGGGCGGATCGGTCCCCACACCACGGTGGTCGAGGCATCGAGCGGCTCCACCGCCGTGAGCGAAGCCTATTTCGCGCAACTCCTCGGCCTGCCCTTCGTCGCGGTGATGCCGCGGGCGACCTCCGCCGAAAAGGTGGTGCAGATCACCCGCTACGGCGGTCGCTGCCACTTCGTCGAGACGCCGTGCGCCGTCTACGCCGAGGCCGAGCAGCTCGCGGCCGCCCTGGATGGCCATTACATGGACCAGTTCACCTTCGCCGAGCGGGCGACGGACTGGCGCGGCAACAACAACATCGCCGAATCGATCTTCGCGCAGATGGCGCGCGAGGTGCACCCGATCCCCGCCTGGGTCGTCGTCGGCGCCGGAACCGGCGGCACTTCGGCTACGATCGGCCGCTTCATCCGCTATCGGCGCCTGGCGACCCGGCTCTGCCTCGCCGATCCGGAGGCCTCGGTCTTCCACCGCCACCTCGCCGACCGGTCGGTGCGCCTCGCCGACGGGCGATCCTCCATCATCGAGGGGATCGGCCGCGGGCGCTGCGAGCCCTCCTTTCTGCCCGATCTGATCGACCGCGCCGAGGCGGTGCCGGACGCTGCCAGCCTCGCCGCCGCACGGGTGCTCTCCGAGCGGCTCGGCCGTTCCTGCGGTGGCTCGACCGGCACCAATCTCTGGGCAGCGGCCCGGATCATCGCCGACATGTCGGCGCGGGGCGAGACCGGCTCGGTGGTGACGCTGCTGTGCGATTCGGGCGAGCGCTACCGCAGCACCCATCTCGACCCGCGCTGGCTCGCCGAGCGCGACCTCGTGCTCGATCCCTATCGGGCGGCCGTGGACGCATTCTTCGATCGCGGCCTTTGCCCCGCCGCCGCTTTGTCGGTCTGA
- a CDS encoding pitrilysin family protein, translating to MLPNSSSSSGHAASAVPASAFRLDNGMQVVVIPDRRSPIVTHMVWYRNGSADDPAGKSGIAHFLEHLMFKGTDDHPAGTFSTLLASVGGEENAFTGWDFTAYYQRVPKEYLSTCMAYEADRMRGLVLDEAVVAAERAVILEERSMVADANPPGLLGEAVALTAIPSHPAGRPIIGWRHEIESLTRADALAYYRRFYTPENALLLVAGDAEPQAVLDLAAGIYGSISPSGVPLARSHPQDPPIRAHRQVTLADPTVSEPQLMRLHTVPSPGTAAPGEAEALELLAFLLGGDDTSVLHTRLAVERSCATRIQASYWSSLFAGRSRFYISGLPAPGTTLDELDQAVDAVLGGLRETGFEAQAVERAKTQLVASALYARDNQVSLANWYGMALCCGLRLEELATWQDRIEAVTPEALSAALLLLDRQGGVSGHLVRSEAA from the coding sequence ATGCTTCCGAATTCCTCCTCTTCGAGCGGGCATGCTGCCTCCGCCGTCCCCGCCTCGGCCTTCCGGCTCGACAACGGGATGCAGGTCGTCGTTATTCCGGATCGACGCAGCCCGATCGTCACGCACATGGTCTGGTACCGGAACGGATCGGCCGACGATCCGGCGGGCAAATCCGGCATCGCTCACTTCCTCGAACACCTGATGTTCAAGGGCACCGACGATCACCCGGCCGGAACGTTCAGCACCCTCCTGGCCTCCGTGGGTGGCGAGGAGAATGCCTTCACGGGCTGGGATTTCACGGCCTACTACCAGCGCGTACCCAAGGAGTATCTGTCCACTTGCATGGCCTACGAGGCGGACCGGATGCGCGGCCTCGTGCTCGACGAGGCGGTGGTGGCCGCCGAGCGCGCCGTCATTTTGGAAGAGCGCTCCATGGTCGCCGATGCCAATCCGCCGGGGCTCCTCGGCGAGGCCGTGGCGCTCACTGCGATCCCCTCCCACCCCGCCGGCCGGCCCATCATCGGCTGGCGCCATGAGATCGAGAGCCTGACCCGGGCGGACGCGCTCGCCTATTACCGGCGGTTCTACACACCCGAGAACGCCCTCCTCCTCGTCGCGGGCGATGCCGAGCCGCAGGCGGTGCTGGACCTCGCCGCCGGGATCTACGGCTCGATCAGTCCCTCCGGCGTCCCTCTGGCGCGCAGCCATCCTCAGGATCCGCCGATCCGCGCCCACCGGCAGGTCACGCTGGCCGACCCGACGGTGAGCGAGCCGCAATTGATGCGGCTCCACACCGTACCTTCCCCCGGCACGGCGGCGCCCGGCGAGGCCGAGGCTCTGGAACTGCTCGCCTTCCTGCTTGGCGGGGACGATACCTCGGTCCTGCATACCCGGCTCGCCGTGGAGCGATCCTGCGCGACCCGCATCCAGGCCTCCTATTGGAGCAGCCTCTTTGCGGGCCGCTCGCGCTTCTACATCAGCGGCCTCCCCGCACCCGGGACCACGCTCGATGAACTCGATCAGGCGGTCGATGCGGTTCTCGGCGGCCTGCGCGAAACCGGGTTCGAGGCGCAGGCGGTCGAGCGTGCCAAGACGCAGCTCGTCGCCAGTGCGCTCTATGCTCGCGACAATCAGGTCAGTCTCGCCAACTGGTACGGCATGGCCCTGTGCTGCGGGCTGCGTCTCGAGGAACTCGCGACGTGGCAGGATCGCATCGAGGCGGTCACGCCCGAGGCGCTGAGCGCGGCCCTGCTCCTTCTGGACCGGCAGGGCGGGGTCTCCGGCCATCTCGTCCGGTCCGAAGCGGCCTAA
- a CDS encoding TlpA disulfide reductase family protein — MSLSELLIGDPAPAIQVETFLKGEPIVVLAPGTVHVIEFWATWCGPCKASLPHLTELQNRHPQVPVIGVAVGWTDLDEVRAFVREHDDAIGYRIAVDRAPAEGARRSRMRAAWCDAAYEQGVPSAFIVDGKGRIAWIGHPMDLDEPLAAVIEGRWDLPAAAEAHRDQLVQNKVREARALERAVAASFAAGDREGIIRAYDTAFAAEPELERTHGFGRFKQLAPGSDAALDYGLHLVVRAAVDDVNTLFKIGTSLIQDIGALKGPALKRTAALSVEALERVRLLIGPEPSPSLAMRLSQALAEALLASGRAGEAASAAGRARQAGIEAGASAEALTSIEVLRDRCASAAPPQPAEPRTVICVGDSCRLA; from the coding sequence ATGTCCCTCTCGGAACTGCTAATCGGCGATCCGGCACCCGCGATCCAGGTCGAGACCTTCCTGAAGGGAGAGCCGATCGTTGTCCTCGCACCGGGGACCGTCCACGTCATCGAGTTCTGGGCGACTTGGTGCGGGCCCTGCAAGGCCAGCCTCCCGCACCTCACGGAACTCCAGAACCGCCACCCTCAGGTTCCGGTCATCGGCGTCGCGGTGGGGTGGACCGATCTCGACGAAGTACGCGCCTTCGTGCGCGAGCATGACGATGCGATCGGCTACCGGATCGCCGTTGATCGGGCACCGGCCGAAGGCGCGCGCCGGAGCCGGATGCGCGCAGCTTGGTGCGACGCCGCCTATGAGCAGGGCGTGCCGTCCGCCTTCATCGTCGACGGCAAGGGCCGGATCGCTTGGATCGGTCATCCGATGGATCTTGACGAGCCGCTCGCGGCGGTGATCGAAGGGCGATGGGACCTGCCTGCCGCGGCCGAAGCACACCGGGATCAGCTGGTGCAGAACAAGGTCCGCGAGGCCAGGGCTCTGGAACGGGCGGTCGCTGCCAGTTTCGCGGCGGGCGATCGCGAGGGGATCATCCGAGCCTACGACACGGCCTTCGCGGCCGAGCCCGAACTCGAACGGACGCACGGCTTCGGCAGGTTCAAGCAACTCGCGCCCGGGAGCGACGCCGCGCTGGATTACGGACTGCATCTGGTCGTGCGCGCGGCGGTCGATGACGTCAACACGCTCTTCAAGATCGGCACGAGCCTAATACAGGATATCGGCGCCCTGAAGGGACCGGCCCTGAAGCGCACCGCAGCCCTGAGCGTCGAGGCGCTGGAACGGGTGCGCCTCCTGATCGGCCCCGAACCCAGCCCCAGCCTCGCCATGCGTCTCTCGCAGGCCCTCGCGGAGGCCCTGCTCGCGTCGGGCCGGGCAGGCGAAGCGGCCTCTGCGGCCGGGCGGGCGCGGCAGGCCGGGATCGAGGCCGGGGCATCCGCCGAAGCGCTGACGTCAATCGAGGTCCTGCGGGACCGTTGCGCCAGCGCCGCGCCGCCGCAGCCGGCCGAGCCGCGGACGGTGATCTGCGTGGGCGACAGTTGCCGCCTCGCCTGA
- a CDS encoding pitrilysin family protein codes for MTIHVPPPATTFAERVQRVRSPGGLEAWLVEDHTLPILSVQFGFRGGPVLDPSDRAGAARMLADLLTEGAGPLEGGAFRRALGDQAIRLSFSIWSDTLRGELKTLSRNAERAFELLGLALRAPLLAPDDVARIRGAVASEVRAGLSQPDKVAGRAFAARGFEGHPYARPANGDLASLERIERVDLVALHARMVSRGNLRVAVVGAIGPEALGAALDRAFAELPPEAVAPTPATVLGGLGDRVVTRLELPQSTIRFGRPGIPRTDPDFAAAMVVNQGLGGGDLSSRLFRAVREQRGLCYSVRSMLQLADGASTLVGTTATRNDRAAEALGVIQDEIHRLSREGLAAEEIDRAKGYLLGSHKLRLDTSPAIAALMLQLQLDGREPDWLDTRNRCIAAVSPADGRRAAERLLGDGGLLVAVAGDPEGL; via the coding sequence ATGACGATCCACGTCCCCCCCCCTGCCACGACCTTCGCCGAACGCGTGCAGCGCGTGCGAAGCCCCGGCGGACTCGAGGCCTGGCTGGTCGAGGACCACACGCTGCCGATCCTGTCGGTGCAGTTCGGGTTCCGCGGCGGACCGGTGCTCGATCCGTCGGATCGGGCCGGCGCGGCGCGGATGCTCGCCGATCTGCTCACGGAAGGTGCCGGGCCACTGGAGGGCGGCGCGTTCCGGCGGGCCCTGGGCGACCAGGCCATCCGCCTGTCCTTCTCGATCTGGAGCGACACGCTGCGAGGCGAGCTCAAGACCCTCTCGCGCAACGCGGAGCGGGCCTTCGAGTTGCTCGGACTCGCCCTTCGCGCGCCGCTTTTGGCACCCGACGACGTGGCGCGTATCCGGGGCGCCGTCGCGTCCGAGGTGCGCGCAGGCCTGAGCCAGCCGGACAAGGTCGCAGGCCGGGCCTTCGCCGCCCGCGGCTTCGAAGGGCATCCCTATGCCCGCCCCGCCAACGGCGACCTCGCCAGCCTCGAGCGCATCGAACGCGTAGACCTCGTCGCCCTGCACGCGCGCATGGTGAGCCGCGGCAATCTTCGCGTTGCCGTCGTCGGTGCGATCGGGCCCGAGGCGCTCGGCGCCGCGCTCGACCGCGCCTTCGCCGAGCTTCCGCCGGAAGCGGTGGCGCCGACACCCGCCACCGTACTCGGCGGCCTCGGCGACCGGGTCGTGACGCGCCTGGAGTTGCCGCAATCCACGATCCGGTTCGGGCGGCCCGGCATTCCCCGCACGGACCCGGATTTCGCGGCCGCCATGGTCGTGAATCAGGGCCTCGGCGGCGGCGACCTGTCCTCGCGCCTGTTCCGCGCCGTCCGTGAGCAGCGGGGCCTGTGCTACTCGGTCCGCTCGATGCTTCAACTCGCGGACGGTGCCAGCACGCTGGTGGGCACGACGGCGACGCGCAACGACCGCGCGGCCGAGGCGCTCGGCGTGATCCAGGACGAGATCCATCGCCTCTCTCGCGAGGGCCTCGCCGCCGAGGAGATCGACAGGGCCAAGGGCTATCTGCTCGGCTCGCATAAGCTTCGCCTCGACACCTCCCCGGCCATCGCCGCCCTCATGCTCCAGTTGCAGCTGGATGGGCGCGAGCCGGACTGGCTCGATACGCGCAACCGCTGCATCGCGGCGGTGAGTCCGGCGGACGGCCGGCGCGCGGCCGAGCGTCTGCTCGGTGATGGCGGGCTGCTCGTCGCGGTGGCCGGCGATCCGGAGGGGCTGTGA
- the exbD gene encoding TonB system transport protein ExbD translates to MAVNLGSNDGGDLAENADINITPFIDVILVLLIIFMVAAPLSTVDVPVELPVSAAPQQPRPDKPIFVSVKADLGVALGEDAVARPALGAALDAATKGNKDERIFLRADKGVPYGELMGVMNLLRAAGYLKVGLVGLEDVSSGTQP, encoded by the coding sequence ATGGCCGTCAATCTCGGATCCAACGACGGCGGGGATCTCGCCGAGAACGCCGACATCAACATCACGCCGTTCATCGACGTGATCCTGGTGCTGCTCATCATCTTCATGGTGGCAGCGCCGCTCTCGACGGTCGACGTGCCGGTCGAGCTGCCGGTCTCCGCGGCGCCGCAGCAGCCGCGCCCCGACAAGCCGATCTTCGTCAGCGTCAAGGCCGATCTCGGCGTCGCGCTGGGCGAGGACGCGGTGGCCCGGCCGGCTCTGGGGGCAGCCCTTGATGCCGCGACCAAGGGCAACAAGGATGAGCGCATCTTCCTGCGCGCGGACAAGGGCGTGCCCTACGGCGAGTTGATGGGGGTGATGAACCTTCTGCGCGCGGCCGGCTACCTCAAGGTCGGCCTCGTCGGTCTCGAAGACGTTTCGAGCGGAACGCAGCCATGA
- a CDS encoding TonB-dependent receptor encodes MIKVWGHSACRAGLPVLAVLVASVTPVQAGLDTQIEFNMPAGDLARTLVAISRQGGVMISFPPEVAAGRRAAALQGSLTVREALLRVLAGTGLRMVPGAAGGVTVVADTGASPAAAAAGLGDVAAIDVTDESGGSRFGDVGFQAGNAGDTVRLAGVAAKDIPLSVNAVTSNVIRSQVATNAGDVARNVSGVSIATTSTGAQSFVIRGVPTDNVSINGQGFSNGALSSGFSQMPIDDVERVEVLKGPTSILNGASSLGGTVNIATKQPTNQVIRDATIRYGSFNYRTLAFDFGGPVADTESLTYRFNISGNHADENHAGYRDGYQYLISPSARYDNGDISILAGVRYRKERRLPAQYTFVEASNLIINKDFDNSALMRPLRLPRGVPYLNPRLAVIDETVDVYSDQTLRFGDVLGFDTTFNNRFFYSKSKNEINTFNWPSTLRRSSGDPINVYRTTLSYFPYDFEKITNRSDITLVHDAGFARQTSKFGIDYQALGQTVGTLRYGGLQTNAFTGLPYYSLISTPDYSFFPNSGVDLRNSYGVGYYYIDQIDTLDNRLHILGSVRFDRFRQRFRNPIVVQTEDNRQLVPRLGSGLSWLAGAAFDVTPYFTVYGSRNVGFKPNYTTQRNGQPLPPGSADQWEVGGRFFLFDKKLTVTTSYSDLFENNTSICDPEDCRYAIPISGLSTRAFEVDVQGEVYPGLNLIASFGQVIAKYATNEFLPALSGRPQFTGSLWTTYTFQGGLFQGLTLGFGGRGNSNSTTDDPSALDQYARPVLYKTPGFVTADALIGYDYNRWSMQLKIDNIFDKYYYTPSYGAQVIGVGQGRTVLFQARYSFE; translated from the coding sequence ATGATCAAGGTTTGGGGGCATTCCGCATGCAGGGCCGGTCTTCCGGTCCTCGCGGTGCTTGTGGCAAGCGTCACGCCGGTGCAGGCCGGCCTCGATACGCAGATCGAGTTCAACATGCCCGCGGGTGATCTCGCCCGTACGCTGGTTGCGATCTCCCGCCAGGGCGGCGTGATGATCTCCTTCCCACCCGAAGTCGCCGCCGGCCGCCGGGCGGCCGCGCTTCAAGGCAGCCTCACCGTCCGCGAGGCGTTGCTTCGGGTTCTGGCGGGGACGGGCCTGCGCATGGTGCCGGGCGCGGCTGGCGGCGTCACCGTCGTCGCCGATACCGGCGCCTCGCCCGCCGCCGCCGCCGCGGGCCTCGGCGATGTCGCCGCCATCGACGTGACCGATGAGAGCGGGGGATCGCGCTTCGGCGATGTCGGGTTTCAGGCCGGCAATGCCGGCGACACGGTGCGTCTTGCCGGTGTCGCTGCGAAAGACATCCCGCTCTCGGTGAACGCAGTCACCTCTAATGTGATTCGATCCCAGGTCGCGACAAACGCAGGTGATGTGGCTCGGAACGTTTCCGGTGTTTCAATTGCAACGACATCTACCGGTGCGCAATCTTTCGTTATTCGAGGCGTCCCGACCGATAATGTTTCGATCAACGGGCAGGGCTTTAGCAACGGGGCGCTCAGCAGCGGCTTCAGCCAGATGCCAATCGACGACGTCGAGCGCGTCGAAGTGCTCAAGGGGCCGACGTCGATATTAAACGGCGCAAGTTCACTGGGCGGAACGGTAAACATCGCGACGAAGCAGCCGACCAATCAGGTAATTCGCGATGCGACGATACGCTATGGCTCATTCAATTATCGAACGCTTGCCTTCGATTTTGGTGGCCCCGTCGCGGACACGGAAAGCCTGACATATCGCTTCAATATCTCAGGAAATCATGCGGATGAAAATCATGCGGGCTACCGCGATGGGTATCAATATCTGATCTCGCCCTCGGCACGGTATGACAATGGCGACATTTCCATCTTGGCGGGTGTCCGCTATCGAAAGGAGCGGAGACTGCCGGCGCAGTATACGTTCGTAGAAGCATCAAACCTGATCATAAACAAGGATTTTGACAATTCAGCTTTGATGCGCCCCCTCAGGCTACCGCGTGGAGTTCCTTATCTCAACCCCCGACTTGCCGTCATCGATGAAACTGTAGATGTGTATTCTGACCAGACGCTTCGCTTCGGAGACGTTCTGGGTTTCGACACGACATTTAACAACCGATTCTTCTACAGCAAATCAAAAAATGAGATCAACACATTCAATTGGCCGAGCACCCTAAGACGATCTTCGGGCGACCCAATCAATGTTTATAGAACTACGCTGAGTTATTTTCCGTACGATTTCGAAAAAATCACAAATCGATCGGATATTACGCTCGTTCATGATGCGGGGTTTGCTCGCCAAACATCGAAATTCGGAATCGACTACCAGGCTCTTGGCCAGACTGTCGGCACCCTCAGATACGGAGGCTTACAGACGAATGCTTTTACTGGGTTACCATACTACAGTTTGATCAGCACTCCAGACTACAGCTTTTTTCCGAACAGCGGTGTTGACTTACGAAATTCGTACGGCGTAGGTTACTATTATATCGATCAAATTGATACTTTGGATAATCGACTTCACATACTTGGATCGGTTCGCTTCGATCGCTTCCGCCAAAGATTCAGAAATCCGATCGTCGTCCAAACTGAAGACAACAGGCAATTGGTGCCGAGATTGGGAAGCGGCCTGTCTTGGCTTGCCGGCGCCGCATTCGACGTCACCCCATACTTTACGGTCTACGGCTCGCGGAATGTGGGATTTAAGCCTAATTATACGACACAAAGGAACGGCCAACCACTGCCGCCCGGCTCAGCCGATCAGTGGGAGGTCGGAGGTCGTTTCTTCCTGTTTGATAAAAAGCTGACCGTTACGACGTCTTACTCGGATCTTTTCGAGAATAATACTTCTATTTGCGATCCGGAGGATTGTCGATATGCCATCCCAATCTCCGGTCTCTCGACACGAGCTTTCGAAGTCGATGTACAAGGAGAAGTTTATCCCGGATTGAATCTCATTGCATCTTTCGGACAAGTGATCGCCAAGTATGCAACAAACGAATTTCTACCCGCTCTGTCGGGAAGACCGCAGTTTACTGGGAGCTTGTGGACAACCTACACGTTTCAGGGCGGCCTTTTCCAAGGATTGACGCTCGGTTTCGGCGGGCGAGGTAATTCGAATAGCACGACAGATGATCCATCCGCACTTGATCAATACGCTCGACCGGTTCTCTACAAGACCCCTGGCTTCGTCACAGCCGACGCATTGATTGGATACGATTACAATCGCTGGTCCATGCAGCTTAAGATCGACAATATTTTCGATAAATATTACTATACGCCGAGCTATGGGGCGCAAGTTATAGGCGTCGGCCAAGGCAGGACGGTCCTTTTCCAGGCTCGATACTCATTCGAGTAA
- a CDS encoding LysE family translocator, whose protein sequence is MTLHTWLAFVATSCIVLAIPGPTALIILRYATLGGRATLPRVVAGAVLGDSVALTICNFGLGALLAASSGLLSILKVAAAAYLIGLGLTSLFGRAATSEATGAAPPHGGRPFASVFLVTALNPKGLVFFCALLPQFVEASEPVLPQLVLLQATFCGLSLVAAMSWALAGTLLARTTGGLFRRVTGVALIGAGVAQMTGRLA, encoded by the coding sequence ATGACCCTCCATACTTGGCTCGCCTTCGTGGCGACCTCCTGCATCGTGCTTGCGATCCCGGGGCCGACCGCCCTGATCATTCTGCGCTACGCCACCCTGGGTGGCCGCGCGACGCTCCCCCGCGTCGTCGCGGGCGCGGTTCTGGGGGATAGCGTCGCCCTCACCATCTGCAATTTCGGCCTCGGCGCCCTGCTCGCGGCCTCTTCGGGCCTCCTGTCGATCCTCAAGGTGGCCGCGGCGGCCTACCTGATCGGTCTCGGCCTCACTTCCCTGTTCGGCCGGGCGGCCACCTCCGAGGCAACGGGTGCGGCGCCCCCACACGGCGGTCGTCCCTTTGCCAGCGTCTTCCTCGTCACCGCGCTGAACCCGAAAGGCCTCGTCTTCTTCTGTGCGCTGCTGCCCCAGTTCGTCGAGGCTTCGGAGCCCGTCCTGCCGCAGCTCGTGCTGCTCCAGGCCACGTTCTGCGGGCTCTCCCTGGTCGCGGCGATGAGCTGGGCCCTGGCGGGCACGCTCCTGGCCCGTACCACGGGTGGTCTGTTCCGGCGCGTCACGGGCGTTGCCCTGATCGGCGCCGGGGTGGCGCAGATGACGGGGAGGCTCGCATGA